One genomic region from Argentina anserina chromosome 2, drPotAnse1.1, whole genome shotgun sequence encodes:
- the LOC126781942 gene encoding stromal processing peptidase, chloroplastic-like gives MAAISSLVGSVPQIGQPWKICRDDGYSKRRAKNSVVSIHGSRLPLFSSQTRRLLEVGPGRSSLQRKKSNSWEQRISIFGEPLIGASFPQKYNSISSSFCQSRCTSWQSRSRHRLRMSRPSAFPDRTSFSLSNCKLEKAFVKDVHIPFATVGPDEPHAASTSWPDGILEKQEPDLVYSGVEQTEVEEFLSSELPSHPKLYRGQLKNGLRYLILPNKVPPTRFEAHMEVHVGSIDEEEDEQGIAHMIEHVAFLGSKKREKLLGTGARSNAYTDFHHTVFHIHSPISTKDSDEDLLPNVLDALNEIAFHPKFLSSRVEKERRAILSELQMMNTIDYRVDCQLLQHLHSENKLSKRFPIGLEEQIKKWDVDKVRKFHERWYFPANATLYIVGDIENISKTIYQIEAVFGQTGQENGSAPTPSAFGAMASFLVPKLSAGLSGNFPTEISSNSIDQTKLLKKEKHTVRPPVKHNWSLPGSSMDLKPPQIFQHELIQNFSFNMFCKIPVNRVRTYGDLRNVLMKRIFLSALHFRINTRYKSSNPPFTSIELDHSDSGREGCTVTTLTVTAEPKNWQTAIRVAVHEVRRLKEFGVTKGELTRYIDALLKDSEHLAAMIDNVSSVDNLDFIMESDALGHTVMDQRQGHDSLVAVAGTVTLEEVNSIGAKVLEFVADFGKPTAPLPAAIVACVPKKVHVDGKGETEFTISPDEIIAATRAGLEDHIEPEPELEVPKELISSSQLQDLRQERMPSFITCSPETSMTRIYDKETGITRARLSNGISINYKISKSEARGGVMRLIVGGGRATESSESKGSVVVGVRTLSEGGRVGNFSREQVELFCVNHLINCSLESTEEFISMEFRFTLRDNGMRAAFQLLHMVLEHSVWLDDAFDRARQLYLSYYRSIPKSLERSTAHKLMLAMLDGDERFVEPTPTSLQNLTLQSVKDAVMNQFVGNNMEVSIVGDFTEEEIESCILDYLGTVQSAKNSEIEQKYNPVVFRASSDLQSQEVFLKDTDERACAYIAGPAPNRWGFTVDGKDLFESITVVSSSDDAQLKSEELVVDGERNQIDLQRKLRCHPLFFGITMGLLAEIINSRLFTTVRDSLGLTYDVSFELNLFDRLNLGWYVISVTSTPGKVHKAVDACKNVLRGLHSNKISQRELDRAKRTLLMRHEAEIKSNGYWLGLLAHLQASSVPRKDISCIKDLTTLYEIAAIEDIYLAYDQLRIDDDSLYSCVGIAGAQAGDEIIEVVEPEGGLPGVFPGGRGLSTMTRPTT, from the exons ATGGCAGCTATAAGTTCTTTGGTGGGAAGTGTTCCCCAAATCGGTCAGCCGTGGAAAATATGCAGAGATGATGGTTATTCAAAAAGGCGGGCGAAGAATTCTGTGGTCTCCATCCATGGCTCTCGTCTACCCCTCTTTTCCTCTCAGACCAG ACGTCTTCTTGAAGTTGGTCCGGGTAGATCAAGTttacaaagaaagaagagtaaTAGTTGGGAACAACGTATCTCCATATTCGGAGAGCCTTTGATTGGAGCATCTTTTCCACAAAAGTATAATAGCATTTCTAGCTCTTTTTGCCAAAGTAGATGCACTTCCTGGCAAAGTAGAAGCCGTCATCGCCTCCGGATGTCCAGACCAAGTGCTTTTCCTGACAGAACTTCTTTCAGTTTATCCAACTGTAAACTTGAGAAGGCTTTT GTGAAGGATGTTCATATTCCATTTGCAACTGTTGGGCCAGATGAGCCACATGCAGCAAGTACATCCTGGCCAGATGGTATCCTTGAGAAACAGGAGCCAGATTTAGTATATTCTGGAGTAGAACAAACAGAGGTAGAGGAGTTTCTAAGCTCTGAACTGCCATCTCATCCAAAGCTGTATCGAGGACAACTAAAAAATGGGCTGCGCTATCTGATTTTACCAAATAAAGTTCCGCCAACGAG GTTTGAAGCACACATGGAAGTGCATGTAGGATCAATTGATGAGGAAGAGGATGAGCAGGGGATTGCACATATGATTGAACATGTTGCTTTCCTTGGAAGTAAGAAACGCGAGAAACTTCTTGGAACCGGGGCTCGATCTAATGCTTACACCGATTTCCATCATACAGTGTTTCATATTCATTCGCCAATTAGTACAAAG GATTCTGATGAAGATCTCCTTCCAAATGTGCTGGATGCCTTGAATGAG ATTGCTTTTCACCCAAAATTCCTTTCTTCTCGTGTTGAGAAGGAACGTCGGGCTATACTTTCAGAACTACAGATGATGAATACAATAGATTATCGCGTTGACTGCCAG TTATTACAACACCTGCACTCTGAAAACAAGCTAAGCAAAAGGTTCCCGATTGGATTAGAGGAGCAGATTAAGAAGTGGGATGTAGATAAAGTGCGGAAATTTCATGAGCGATGGTACTTCCCTGCAAATGCAACCTTATACATTGTTGGGGACATTGAAAACATCTCAAAAACAATTTATCAAATTGAG GCTGTCTTTGGACAAACTGGTCAGGAAAATGGGTCGGCACCTACTCCTAGTGCGTTTGGTGCAATGGCTAGTTTCCTTGTCCCGAAGCTTTCAGCTGGCCTGAGTGGAAACTTTCCCACTGAAATATCGTCTAATTCCATCGATCAAACTAAACTCCTTAAAAAGGAAAAGCACACTGTCCGTCCACCTGTGAAGCATAATTGGTCTCTGCCTGGAAGTAGTATGGATTTGAAGCCTCCACAGATATTTCAGCATGAATTGATACAGAATTTCTCATTTAATATGTTCTGCAAG ATTCCTGTGAACAGGGTTCGAACTTATGGTGATTTGCGAAATGTTCTAATGAAGAGAATATTTCTTTCTGCTTTGCACTTCCGAATTAATACAAGATACAAG AGTTCAAATCCGCCATTTACTTCAATTGAATTGGATCATAGTGACTCTGGAAGGGAAGGATGTACAGTCACTACTCTTACTGTAACCGCTGAACCCAAGAACTGGCAAACTGCAATAAGAGTTGCTGTTCACGAG GTTAGAAGGCTGAAAGAGTTCGGTGTTACTAAGGGTGAATTGACACGTTATATAGATGCTCTATTAAAAGACAGCGAGCATCTGGCAGCTATGATAGATAATGTATCTTCAGTTGATAATTTGGATTTCATTATGGAGAGTGATGCACTGGGCCACACTGTAATGGATCAGAGACAAGGGCATGACAGTCTGGTTGCTGTTGCTGGAACTGTTACTCTTGAGGAG GTTAACTCTATTGGCGCCAAGGTGTTGGAATTTGTTGCTGATTTTGGAAAGCCTACTGCACCCCTTCCTGCTGCGATTGTTGCTTGTGTTCCAAAAAAAGTGCATGTTGACGGAAAGGGTGAAActgagttcaccatttccccTGATGAGATTATAGCTGCTACGAGGGCTGGATTGGAGGACCACATCGAACCTGAGCCAGAG cTTGAGGTCCCAAAAGAATTGATATCTTCATCGCAGTTACAGGATTTAAGGCAGGAGCGCATGCCATCCTTCATCACCTGTAGCCCAGAAACAAGTATGACAAGAATTTATGACAAGGAAACAGGGATCACTAGAGCTCGTCTCTCAAATGGAATTTCCATAAACTACAAG ATTTCAAAAAGTGAGGCTCGGGGAGGTGTAATGAGGCTTATAGTTGGGGGTGGACGCGCAACTGAAAGTTCTGAATCAAAAGGTTCTGTTGTTGTGGGTGTACGAACTCTTAGCGAGGGAGGTCGTGTTGGCAACTTTTCAAGGGAGCAG GTAGAACTGTTCTGTGTGAATCACTTGATTAATTGCTCATTGGAGTCGACGGAGGAATTTATTTCTATGGAATTCCGTTTCACTTTAAGAGATAATGGGATGCGTGCCGCTTTCCAATTGCTGCACATGGTACTTGAG CACAGTGTCTGGCTTGATGATGCATTCGATAGAGCAAGACAATTATATTTGTCATATTACCGCTCCATCCCCAAAAGCTTGGAACGCTCAACTGCTCACAAACTCATGTTGGCAATGTTGGATGGGGATGAGCGTTTTGTAGAACCTACACCAACGTCCTTGCAAAATTTAACTTTGCAATCTGTAAAGGATGCAGTGATGAACCAATTTGTTGGCAATAACATGGAG GTAAGTATTGTTGGGGACTTCACCGAGGAGGAAATCGAGTCGTGTATTCTTGATTACTTGGGAACAGTACAGTCAGCAAAAAATTCTGAGATTGAGCAGAAGTATAATCCGGTTGTGTTTCGAGCATCTTCTGATTTGCAGTCTCAGGAA GTGTTCTTGAAAGATACAGATGAGAGAGCATGTGCATATATTGCAGGTCCTGCACCAAATCGCTGGGGTTTTACTGTTGACGGTAAAGACCTGTTTGAGTCTATCACTGTTGTCTCTTCTAGTGATG ATGCGCAGCTGAAATCTGAAGAGCTAGTTGTGGATGGTGAGCGTAATCAAATTGATCTACAAAGAAAACTCCGTTGTCACCCACTTTTCTTTGGCATCACAATGGGGCTCCTGGCTGAGATTATAAATTCCAG ACTCTTTACTACGGTCAGAGATTCGCTTGGCTTGACATATGATGTGTCGTTCGAGTTGAACCTTTTTGATAGGCTAAATCTCGGATGGTATGTCATATCTGTAACATCAACTCCTGGCAAG GTTCACAAAGCAGTTGATGCCTGCAAGAATGTCCTTAGAGGTTTGCATAGCAACAAGATTTCCCAAAGGGAGCTGGACAGG GCAAAACGGACACTTCTGATGAGACATGAAGCTGAGATCAAGTCAAATGGCTACTGGCTTGGACTTTTAGCTCACTTGCAAGCTTCTTCTGTTCCAAGGAAG GATATTTCTTGCATCAAAGATCTTACTACTTTGTATGAAATTGCTGCTATTGAAGACATATACCTTGCATATGATCAATTGAGAATAGATGACGATTCATTATACTCGTGTGTTGGAATTGCCGGGGCTCAAGCTGGTGATGAAATAATTG AAGTTGTAGAACCAGAAGGTGGCTTACCAGGTGTTTTCCCTGGTGGGCGGGGGCTATCTACAATGACACGGCCTACGACATGA
- the LOC126781949 gene encoding aldehyde oxidase GLOX-like, translating into MKTFRTLPHLVILFLFISIFLFSPTDAADGKWELLLKNVGITAMHMQLLHNDRVVMFDRTNFGPSNLSLPNGVCRNNPNDTALKIDCTAHSAEYDVASNSVRPLFVFTDTWCSSGAVNPSGSLVQNGGSNEGEKMVRVFNPCATCDWKEVGNELANRRWYATDHILPDGRQIIIGGRGQFNYEFYPKSEGSMNALNLPFLQETSDGAAIENNLYPFVFLNVDGNLFIFANNRAILFDYVASKVVKTYPTIPGGEPRSYPSTGSAVMLPLKSTKGQAVEAEVLVCGGAPKGAFVKALKGTFMDSLKSCARIKITDPNPEWLMEDMPLARIMGDMTLLPNGDVLIINGAGQGAAGWDIGRHPVRSPVVYKPDNAVGSRFEQQNPSTIARMYHSTAVLLRDGRVLVGGSNPHNRYEFTNVLFPTELALEAFSPNYLDSKFASIRPTILSPKSQAKVGYGKKLVVRFSITGTIALDSVSVTMVSPPFATHSFSMSHRLIVLASEKVKALGKSRFEVQVTTPASGILAPSGYYLLYVVHQQIPSAGIWVKIR; encoded by the coding sequence atgaaGACATTCCGGACTCTACCCCATCTCGTTATTTTGTTCCTTTTCATATCCATTTTCCTCTTCTCCCCGACCGACGCCGCCGACGGCAAATGGGAGCTGCTTCTGAAAAACGTTGGCATTACTGCCATGCACATGCAGCTCCTCCACAACGACCGCGTCGTCATGTTCGACCGCACCAACTTTGGACCATCCAACCTCTCTCTCCCTAACGGCGTCTGCCGCAACAACCCCAACGACACGGCTCTTAAAATAGACTGCACCGCTCACTCCGCCGAGTACGACGTGGCGTCTAATTCAGTTCGTCCCTTGTTTGTGTTCACAGACACCTGGTGCTCCTCGGGAGCAGTAAACCCCAGCGGAAGTCTGGTCCAGAATGGAGGTTCCAACGAAGGAGAGAAAATGGTTAGGGTTTTTAATCCATGTGCTACTTGTGACTGGAAAGAGGTTGGCAATGAGCTAGCCAACCGGAGATGGTATGCCACCGACCATATTCTTCCCGATGGACGGCAGATAATCATCGGCGGACGGGGGCAGTTCAACTACGAGTTTTACCCCAAAAGTGAAGGCTCAATGAACGCTCTGAATCTGCCTTTTCTTCAAGAGACAAGTGACGGTGCTGCCATAGAGAACAATCTCTACCCCTTTGTTTTTCTCAACGTTGACGGCAACCTTTTCATCTTTGCCAACAATCGAGCCATTTTGTTCGACTATGTTGCCAGTAAAGTTGTGAAGACGTACCCCACAATACCAGGTGGAGAGCCGAGGTCGTATCCGAGCACCGGCTCGGCTGTGATGCTTCCTCTCAAGAGCACAAAAGGTCAGGCTGTGGAGGCTGAGGTTTTGGTATGCGGTGGAGCTCCCAAAGGCGCTTTTGTTAAAGCCTTGAAAGGTACTTTCATGGACTCATTGAAGTCATGTGCTAGGATCAAAATCACCGACCCGAACCCGGAGTGGCTTATGGAAGACATGCCTCTAGCTAGAATCATGGGTGACATGACGTTACTTCCCAATGGTGACGTTTTGATTATCAACGGTGCCGGACAAGGTGCCGCTGGGTGGGACATCGGGCGTCACCCGGTACGTAGTCCGGTTGTTTACAAGCCCGATAATGCGGTCGGGTCACGGTTTGAGCAACAAAACCCGAGCACCATAGCACGCATGTACCACTCAACTGCAGTACTGCTACGTGATGGAAGGGTACTTGTTGGAGGTAGTAACCCTCACAATCGTTATGAATTCACAAATGTGCTTTTCCCAACCGAGCTTGCCTTAGAAGCATTCTCCCCTAATTACTTGGACTCAAAATTCGCAAGTATACGTCCGACCATCTTGTCACCCAAGTCACAGGCTAAGGTTGGTTACGGAAAGAAGCTTGTCGTTCGATTTTCGATAACGGGGACTATAGCGCTAGACTCAGTGTCTGTTACTATGGTTTCACCTCCATTCGCTACGCATTCATTCTCGATGAGCCATAGGCTAATAGTGCTTGCTTCAGAGAAGGTTAAAGCACTGGGGAAATCGAGGTTTGAAGTTCAGGTTACAACGCCGGCTTCTGGTATTCTTGCACCTTCCGGATATTATCTTCTATATGTGGTTCATCAGCAGATTCCAAGTGCCGGCATTTGGGTTAAGATTCGTTAA